The Myxocyprinus asiaticus isolate MX2 ecotype Aquarium Trade chromosome 39, UBuf_Myxa_2, whole genome shotgun sequence genome window below encodes:
- the LOC127430193 gene encoding protein yippee-like 2 isoform X2, with protein sequence MVTMTRSKTFQAYLPSCHRTYSCIHCRAHLANHDELISKSFQGSQGRAYLFNAVVNVGCGPAEERVLLTGLHAVADIYCENCKTTLGWKYEHAFESSQKYKEGKFIIELAHMIKDNGWD encoded by the exons ATGGTCACCATGACGCGCTCCAAAACCTTCCAGGCCTACCTGCCCAGCTGCCATCGCACCTACAGCTGCATCCACTGCAGGGCGCACCTTGCCAACCATGACGAGCTCATCTCTAAG TCTTTTCAAGGAAGTCAGGGCAGAGCATATCTGTTCAACGCTGT GGTTAATGTGGGATGTGGTCCTGCAGAGGAGAGGGTTCTGCTCACAGGGCTCCATGCAGTGGCAGACATCTACTGTGAAAACTGCAAAACTACACTGGGGTGGAAATAT GAACATGCCTTTGAGAGCAGTCAGAAGTACAAGGAGGGCAAGTTCATCATCGAGCTCGCCCACATGATCAAGGACAACGGCTGGGACTGA
- the LOC127430193 gene encoding protein yippee-like 2 isoform X1 — protein sequence MVTMTRSKTFQAYLPSCHRTYSCIHCRAHLANHDELISKSFQGSQGRAYLFNAVVNVGCGPAEERVLLTGLHAVADIYCENCKTTLGWKYVRIHSQTMKVKCICFLPSLLRPFMETKLQTSLSERMAVIM from the exons ATGGTCACCATGACGCGCTCCAAAACCTTCCAGGCCTACCTGCCCAGCTGCCATCGCACCTACAGCTGCATCCACTGCAGGGCGCACCTTGCCAACCATGACGAGCTCATCTCTAAG TCTTTTCAAGGAAGTCAGGGCAGAGCATATCTGTTCAACGCTGT GGTTAATGTGGGATGTGGTCCTGCAGAGGAGAGGGTTCTGCTCACAGGGCTCCATGCAGTGGCAGACATCTACTGTGAAAACTGCAAAACTACACTGGGGTGGAAATATGTAAGAATACACTcacagacaatgaaagtgaagtgcATTTGTTTCCTCCCCAGTCTGCTCAGACCATTTatggaaactaagctgcaaacAAGTCTTTCAGAACGTATGGCAGTTATTATGTGA